The following proteins are co-located in the Paraburkholderia phytofirmans PsJN genome:
- a CDS encoding LysR substrate-binding domain-containing protein: MKLHQLSTLAAIADTGSIRAAARSLDLSPAAVTKAMRELEADLQAPLVVRSASGVAFTEFGRALVVHARLVLGQLQRAQAEIEALRGAAAGKLSIGVTPWVALTFLPPTVQRFRQRMPEVQLEFFEGLLAVVQPRLRDGSLDFSIGRPPPASPQSEFHNVPLFSTHSAVVARRDHPKAGCRTLLELEDAEWILNWDPASRESISDNVFRKRGMQVPHTILLAHSLAVVLGLLAHTDMLSIFPWPLVEVTLAKEQLWALPLRETVDETIVSITSRRGAPTSPAAACFLECLREVIDEGARSQDPEQRRLFHSIELLL; the protein is encoded by the coding sequence ATGAAACTGCATCAGCTCAGCACCTTAGCGGCGATCGCCGATACTGGAAGTATCCGGGCCGCAGCCCGTTCGCTGGACCTGTCGCCGGCCGCCGTGACCAAGGCGATGCGCGAACTGGAAGCCGATCTGCAAGCGCCCCTGGTGGTGCGCAGCGCGAGCGGCGTCGCGTTCACCGAGTTCGGCCGCGCGCTGGTCGTGCATGCGCGCCTGGTGTTGGGGCAACTGCAGCGAGCGCAAGCCGAGATCGAAGCACTCCGCGGCGCGGCGGCCGGCAAGCTGTCGATCGGCGTCACGCCCTGGGTCGCGTTGACGTTTCTGCCGCCCACCGTGCAGCGCTTCCGGCAGCGCATGCCGGAAGTGCAACTGGAGTTCTTCGAAGGCTTGCTCGCGGTCGTGCAGCCGCGTTTGCGCGACGGCAGCCTCGATTTTTCGATCGGCCGCCCGCCGCCCGCTTCGCCGCAATCGGAGTTTCACAACGTGCCGCTGTTTTCCACGCATTCGGCCGTGGTCGCGCGGCGCGATCATCCTAAGGCCGGCTGCCGCACGCTGCTCGAACTGGAAGACGCGGAGTGGATCTTGAACTGGGACCCGGCGAGCCGGGAGTCGATCTCGGACAATGTGTTCCGCAAGCGTGGCATGCAGGTGCCGCACACCATCCTTCTCGCGCATTCGCTGGCGGTTGTGCTGGGCTTGCTCGCACACACGGACATGCTCAGCATTTTTCCGTGGCCGCTCGTGGAAGTGACGCTCGCGAAGGAGCAGTTGTGGGCGCTGCCGCTGCGCGAGACAGTCGATGAAACCATCGTCAGCATCACCTCACGCCGCGGCGCGCCGACGAGTCCGGCGGCCGCGTGCTTTCTCGAATGCCTGCGTGAAGTGATCGACGAAGGGGCGCGCTCGCAAGATCCCGAGCAGCGCCGGCTGTTTCATTCGATCGAGTTGCTGCTTTAG
- a CDS encoding M20 aminoacylase family protein yields MNTMAIPAGIAELEDEMIALRRQIHAHPELAYEEFATGDLVAERLQEWGYTVHRGLGQTGVVGQLKVGNGTRKLGLRADMDALPIHETTGLPYASKLPGKMHACGHDGHTAMLLAAAKHLAQEKCFDGTLNLIFQPAEEGLAGAKKMLEDGLFDKFPCDAVFAMHNMPGYPAGKFGFLPGSFMASSDTVIIKVTGRGGHGAVPHKAVDPVVVCAQIVLALQSIVSRNIAPLDMAIITVGAIHAGEAPNVIPETAEMRLSVRALKPEVRDYLQERITAVACGQAAVFGARADVDYQRRYPVLVNDPAMTGLARQVALDWLGDDGLIADMQPLTGSEDFAFLLERCAGSYLIIGNGDGEGGCMVHNPGYDFNDDCLATGAAYWVRLAQTFLA; encoded by the coding sequence GTGAACACCATGGCCATTCCGGCGGGCATCGCCGAACTCGAAGACGAAATGATCGCGCTGCGCCGCCAGATCCACGCGCATCCCGAGCTGGCTTATGAAGAGTTCGCTACCGGCGACCTGGTCGCCGAACGCCTGCAGGAGTGGGGCTACACCGTGCATCGCGGGCTGGGTCAGACGGGCGTTGTCGGTCAATTGAAAGTGGGCAACGGCACACGCAAGCTCGGGCTGCGCGCCGACATGGACGCGCTGCCGATTCATGAAACCACCGGCCTGCCGTACGCGAGCAAACTGCCCGGCAAGATGCACGCATGCGGTCACGACGGGCACACGGCCATGCTGCTCGCCGCCGCCAAACATCTGGCGCAGGAAAAATGCTTCGACGGCACGTTGAATCTGATTTTCCAGCCTGCCGAAGAGGGCCTGGCCGGCGCGAAAAAAATGCTCGAGGACGGCCTGTTCGACAAGTTTCCGTGCGACGCGGTGTTCGCGATGCATAACATGCCGGGCTATCCGGCCGGCAAGTTCGGCTTCCTGCCTGGCTCGTTCATGGCTTCGTCGGATACGGTGATCATCAAGGTGACCGGGCGCGGTGGTCATGGCGCGGTGCCGCACAAGGCCGTCGATCCGGTGGTGGTGTGCGCGCAGATCGTGCTGGCCTTGCAGTCCATCGTGTCGCGCAATATCGCGCCGCTCGACATGGCGATCATCACCGTCGGCGCCATTCACGCGGGCGAAGCGCCGAACGTGATTCCCGAGACCGCCGAGATGCGCCTCTCGGTGCGCGCATTGAAACCTGAGGTTCGCGATTATTTGCAGGAACGCATCACGGCGGTGGCGTGCGGGCAAGCGGCCGTGTTCGGCGCGCGTGCGGACGTGGACTATCAGCGTCGCTATCCGGTGCTCGTCAACGATCCGGCCATGACCGGGCTCGCGCGGCAAGTCGCGCTCGACTGGCTCGGCGACGATGGCCTGATTGCCGACATGCAACCGCTCACCGGCAGCGAAGACTTCGCGTTCCTGCTCGAGCGTTGCGCTGGCAGTTACCTGATCATCGGCAATGGCGACGGCGAGGGCGGCTGCATGGTTCACAACCCTGGCTACGATTTCAACGACGATTGCCTCGCCACCGGCGCCGCCTACTGGGTGAGACTCGCGCAGACGTTTCTGGCCTGA
- a CDS encoding MFS transporter, whose protein sequence is MDYSATPQPAGTEALSMQSTPAAQPVERTSHVKAIAAITLGNGLEFFDFTIYSFFATIIGKLYFPVEGQLAQLMLAVGTFGVGFIMRPVGGIVLGAYADRAGRKAAMSLTLWLMTLGSAIIAFAPTYAAIGVAAPLLVILARLIQGFALGGEVGASTSLLLEYGSNKTRGFYGSWQFVSQGLNTVCGSLLGVALAAALSTAALESWGWRVPFVIGMAMGPIGIYIRRHLNETLPGVEDGAAGSQPGSQPVSQPVRKLFREHSRVITTGVLTTIGGTAANYIVLFYLSTYAIRILHLPMSSALWAAWTAAVVTVICSPFAGALSDRVGRKRVLWVSRVLLIAAVYPAFMMINASPTVPVLLAVVAGLAVLVAFTAVPNIVMLPEMFPREIRATGMSIVYCLGVSIFGGFAQFFATWLIQVSGSNLAPAWYLIGCGVVSLLPLPFMRETAGRDIG, encoded by the coding sequence ATGGACTATTCCGCCACACCGCAACCCGCAGGCACCGAGGCATTGAGCATGCAGAGCACGCCGGCCGCGCAGCCTGTCGAACGCACGAGCCACGTCAAGGCGATTGCCGCGATCACGCTGGGCAACGGCCTCGAGTTTTTCGACTTCACGATCTACAGCTTCTTCGCGACGATCATCGGCAAGCTGTATTTCCCGGTGGAGGGGCAACTTGCGCAACTGATGCTGGCGGTCGGCACGTTCGGCGTCGGCTTCATCATGCGACCGGTGGGCGGCATCGTGCTTGGCGCGTATGCGGACCGCGCGGGTCGCAAGGCCGCGATGAGCCTCACGCTGTGGCTGATGACGCTGGGCTCCGCGATCATCGCGTTTGCGCCGACGTATGCGGCGATCGGGGTCGCCGCGCCGTTGCTCGTGATTCTCGCGCGCCTGATTCAGGGTTTTGCTTTGGGTGGTGAGGTCGGCGCGTCGACGTCGTTGTTGCTGGAGTATGGAAGCAATAAGACGCGTGGGTTCTACGGCAGTTGGCAATTCGTGAGCCAAGGGTTGAATACCGTGTGCGGGTCGTTGCTGGGTGTCGCGCTGGCGGCGGCGCTCTCGACTGCGGCGCTGGAGAGTTGGGGGTGGCGCGTGCCGTTTGTGATCGGCATGGCGATGGGGCCGATTGGGATTTATATTCGGCGGCATCTGAATGAGACGCTGCCTGGTGTGGAAGATGGCGCGGCGGGTTCGCAGCCGGGTTCGCAGCCTGTCTCGCAGCCGGTGCGCAAGTTGTTTCGCGAGCATTCGCGTGTGATCACGACGGGTGTGTTGACGACGATCGGTGGGACGGCGGCGAACTACATCGTGCTGTTTTATCTGTCGACTTATGCGATCAGGATTTTGCATTTGCCGATGTCGTCGGCGCTCTGGGCTGCATGGACTGCTGCCGTGGTGACGGTAATCTGTTCGCCGTTTGCCGGCGCGTTGTCCGATCGCGTTGGACGTAAGCGTGTGTTGTGGGTTTCGCGCGTGTTGCTGATTGCGGCGGTGTATCCGGCGTTCATGATGATCAATGCTTCGCCGACGGTGCCGGTTTTGTTGGCAGTGGTCGCTGGTTTGGCCGTGCTTGTGGCGTTTACCGCTGTGCCTAATATCGTCATGTTGCCGGAGATGTTTCCTCGCGAGATTCGTGCTACCGGGATGTCGATTGTTTATTGTCTCGGGGTTTCTATCTTTGGTGGGTTTGCGCAGTTTTTCGCTACGTGGTTGATTCAGGTTTCTGGTAGCAACCTCGCGCCTGCGTGGTATCTGATTGGGTGTGGGGTCGTTTCTTTGTTGCCGTTGCCGTTTATGCGGGAGACTGCGGGGCGGGATATTGGGTAG
- a CDS encoding MFS transporter produces MTGRTLVTARSLRALDWLNFFVANVQTGFGPFIASYLASHKWTQGEIGMALSVGTISAMVSQVPGGAAVDALRNKKGAAAWAIFAIILSAVLLAVSPTVLPVIAAEVFHGFASCMLTPALAAISFALVGRANLGDRLGRNARWASIGSAVAAGLMGVFGEYYSPRAVFWLTAALAVPALFALTMIQRTDTIELPKAGPTPQQIERRESLRELLRDKRMLLFAACIVLFHLSNAAMLNLAAGEVTAGMGDNVQLVIAACIIVPQAIVAMMSPWVGRSAERWGRRPILLLGFSALPIRALLFAGISSPYLLVPVQMLDGLSAAVFGVMLPLIAADVAGGKGRYNLCIGLFGLAAGIGATLSTTAAGFVADRFGNAVSFFGLAAAGALAVLLVWAAMPETRDAAAEDEAPVADGGESAVR; encoded by the coding sequence ATGACAGGCCGCACTCTGGTAACGGCGCGCAGCCTGCGCGCGCTCGATTGGCTGAATTTTTTCGTCGCCAACGTGCAAACGGGTTTTGGACCGTTCATCGCGTCCTATCTGGCCTCGCATAAATGGACGCAGGGCGAGATCGGCATGGCGCTCTCCGTGGGCACCATCAGCGCGATGGTGAGCCAGGTGCCCGGCGGCGCCGCCGTCGATGCTTTGCGCAACAAGAAAGGCGCTGCGGCCTGGGCGATCTTCGCGATCATCCTGAGCGCGGTGCTGCTGGCCGTGAGTCCTACGGTGCTGCCGGTGATCGCCGCCGAGGTCTTTCACGGCTTCGCGAGTTGCATGCTGACGCCGGCGCTCGCCGCGATCTCGTTCGCGCTGGTGGGACGCGCGAATCTCGGTGACCGGCTGGGGCGCAACGCGCGCTGGGCCTCGATTGGCAGCGCGGTCGCGGCTGGGCTGATGGGCGTATTCGGCGAGTACTATTCGCCGCGCGCGGTGTTCTGGCTGACCGCCGCGCTCGCCGTGCCCGCGCTGTTCGCGCTGACGATGATCCAGCGCACCGACACCATCGAGCTTCCCAAAGCCGGACCGACGCCGCAGCAGATCGAGCGGCGCGAAAGTCTGCGCGAGTTGCTGCGCGACAAGCGGATGCTGTTGTTCGCGGCGTGCATCGTGCTGTTCCATTTGTCGAATGCGGCGATGCTGAATCTCGCTGCCGGCGAAGTGACCGCCGGCATGGGCGATAACGTGCAGCTTGTGATCGCGGCGTGCATCATCGTGCCGCAGGCGATCGTGGCGATGATGTCGCCGTGGGTCGGACGCTCGGCCGAGCGATGGGGGCGTCGGCCGATTCTGCTGCTTGGGTTTTCGGCTTTGCCGATACGGGCGTTGTTGTTTGCTGGGATCAGCAGCCCTTATTTGCTGGTGCCGGTGCAGATGCTCGACGGGTTGAGTGCCGCGGTGTTCGGGGTGATGCTACCGTTGATTGCCGCCGATGTGGCTGGCGGTAAGGGGCGCTATAACCTTTGTATTGGCTTGTTTGGGTTGGCGGCTGGGATTGGGGCTACGTTGAGTACTACCGCTGCTGGGTTTGTCGCCGATCGGTTTGGCAATGCGGTTAGCTTTTTTGGGTTGGCTGCGGCGGGGGCGTTGGCTGTTTTGCTGGTGTGGGCGGCGATGCCCGAAACGCGCGATGCGGCGGCTGAGGATGAGGCGCCGGTGGCGGATGGGGGGGAGTCGGCGGTGCGGTGA
- a CDS encoding PRC-barrel domain-containing protein has protein sequence MSGGFSRPAWRLLILAVFALFALSGCSLLWGPQQAPIVEATVMPVEPASAPVAASAPEPVETEAAEPEQSKKPKKPVVKPHKVEPPPPVVTAPPPPPPPPPPLIVLRTIERKEAHALLDSEVQKPDGKVVGRAVDLIADAGGKPREMVVNLQGFLGVGDRKVNFPWSAFRFTPAAKTAPITLNAAAIPANAAKTAAAGVQLPLIDATVERSNGAKVGRVIDVLIDANAQPQAVVLDVNGMVSTERRTIAANWSALRFVTKDKELHPLIDLSDAQINATPPYASDKPIRAVSPAPPPAPAPASAPAAAATSTAVSNARAAR, from the coding sequence ATGAGCGGCGGTTTTTCGCGTCCTGCCTGGCGTCTCTTGATTCTTGCTGTGTTCGCGCTGTTCGCGCTGTCCGGTTGCAGTCTGCTGTGGGGGCCGCAGCAGGCACCGATCGTCGAAGCCACGGTGATGCCCGTCGAGCCGGCCAGCGCGCCCGTGGCCGCCTCCGCGCCCGAACCGGTCGAGACCGAAGCGGCCGAACCCGAGCAATCGAAGAAGCCGAAGAAGCCGGTCGTCAAGCCGCACAAGGTCGAGCCTCCGCCGCCTGTTGTCACGGCGCCTCCGCCGCCCCCGCCGCCGCCCCCGCCGCTGATCGTGCTGCGCACCATCGAGCGCAAGGAGGCGCACGCGCTGCTCGATAGCGAAGTGCAGAAGCCCGACGGCAAGGTGGTCGGACGCGCGGTCGATCTGATCGCCGACGCCGGCGGCAAGCCGCGTGAGATGGTCGTGAATTTGCAGGGCTTCCTGGGCGTGGGCGACCGCAAGGTGAACTTCCCGTGGAGCGCGTTCCGCTTCACGCCGGCGGCGAAAACCGCGCCTATCACGCTCAATGCCGCCGCGATTCCGGCGAACGCGGCCAAGACCGCCGCGGCTGGCGTGCAATTGCCGCTGATCGACGCCACTGTCGAGCGTTCGAACGGCGCCAAGGTCGGCCGTGTGATCGACGTACTGATCGATGCCAATGCGCAGCCGCAGGCGGTCGTACTCGACGTCAACGGCATGGTCAGCACCGAACGGCGCACGATTGCCGCCAACTGGTCGGCGCTGCGCTTCGTCACGAAAGATAAGGAGTTGCATCCGCTCATCGATCTGAGCGATGCGCAGATCAACGCGACGCCGCCTTACGCAAGCGACAAACCGATACGCGCGGTGTCGCCGGCGCCGCCACCGGCGCCCGCTCCTGCTTCCGCGCCCGCCGCCGCGGCCACGTCCACGGCGGTATCCAACGCACGGGCGGCCCGATGA